In Metopolophium dirhodum isolate CAU chromosome 5, ASM1992520v1, whole genome shotgun sequence, the sequence ATTCATCGACGGTGGGATATTCATTACAATTTCCGGGACACAACTAGCCACTTTAATCTTTTTTCTGTGCAACTAGCGGTTCGCACGCGCATGTAAAAGTCATTGcatttgatgaaataaaatattttgttccaaCGAGGAACTAATTTTAATCAATGTAGACCTAAAATCCAGACGAAAATACGTCGACTCAAAATTATTGGATTTAAATTCTGTAAAAACTTTTGAGTTGATCGACCTTATTTCTAGGTTATTGTGGAAGTCGATTTTCACACTAAAgtaattccaaaaatataaaaaaatttaaaaactaaactaagattttaagaacaatttttaaagaaatatcaaaaatcgatttccACAATAACCTATAAAAAAGGTCGATCAACTCAAATCTTTTTACAGAAttgaaatttgattattttaagtatGCGTAATCTTGTAAGGCTTTTAGGTCTAAAACGTGAAATAAATACGTTGCTTCCAATCCCTTTAATTGGAGTattaaaaattgtgataatgtattatagtaatattatacggtaCGTCGATGTAGTCTTctgaaataaacaaataatattatgttatggagATACcttactatagtaataatattaattattacataaatcaCCACGTGCAACATTCTCCGCCTTTGGTGCAACCCACCCCACATACacagagtaggtacctacaacaccTATATTGTGATATCTCCGAGAGCAGCAAAACGTCCGTTTGTGCTttgcaggtataataataataatatattaactgaaAACACAAACAAATGGGAAATTTATAGTGCGcatgtcatataataatatattatacaccaccTAGTATGTTGTATAGTATTTTACGGAGACGTTAATAAATTCGTTTCGTACCTACAGATCATACACGACTACGATATACACGTTTCCACAGTCCAATCGTACGCGTATTATTGCAATGATGTGTGTTGGTGGcgattttaatcaaataagtaGTGATAAATTATAGCGctcgccattttttttttcgtttttactcGTCATTTTTTCGACGATGATTTTCAACCACGTTCCCGTGATACTTAAGTGATTCATATAccggtactataatatacgcctcggacgaaataataatatagtgcgtAGATCTTACATCGATCATTGCCGTATAATCTTGTACTGAATTTGTTGACGGTTACAAAACGGACCGTTGAAAGAAGACAACCGAAGACTTATAACATCACGGTTGTCCGCTTCCCGTGCGATACGACGACGATAAACctcgtttttatattataatttatattattatgtgtgatgCATTggatttttcgtttttattctGATGAGTGATGACACCCGAGTTACGGGAAAGAGTTGAACAGTGTTGATAACATATGCACAGCTatttacaataatcataatatgcaactctaatatttttttaaataacgagCAAGTTATCGAAATAAAAACCTTCGTTTGATCGGAGTCAGTATTTGGTTTCGCGAACGGAGTGAAACGTTTTGACCCGAACGGAAACGAAGAAATCAATACGTCACAggtggtttaataataataataatttctattgatctttaaacagtaataattaaaataataatttctattgatctttaaacagtaataattaaaataataatttctattgatctttaaacagtaataattaaaataataatttctatattggCACTGGCGTACGGTTGGTGCAGTACTTCTTCAGTCCTCACAACTATTGCAAATTTGCACCCACTATAAAGATGCAGTGTCCCGAGGGTAAATTTACTCATCAATCTTTATACTTACGCGATCGCAATTCGCAACGATTGTTAGAATTCTGCGGAAATCTATAAATCGATTTCAACGGATACGCGTCTTAGactatatgaaattatatgatttaataataataataaataaccaaaGTTCATTGTTGATGCAGCGACTCGGATAAATTTTCAAGCGTGGCACggtatgaataatgaataatatgtacctacatattattacagtaaacAAGAATAAGGCAAATAATCTCAACAGACTTAAACGACTTTagcatgtacattgtacatacacaattttaaatgaCACCCctataataatgcattatataataaattaacggcTATAATTGAGTAggaaatcattttaattacctactactTAAGAGAATAAATAGGCCGCCAGCAACGTATACGTAACTTACAAATGTCGCAggtttcaaacataaataagaattatacatttaaaaaaatataaatgtattattaatacgcATAATCTGAAacatttttgtacaatattctACTTTTGTAGTAACTATAGTAATTTTGGGATCAGCACCTATTGGTAGACTCAATGGTGccgaagtttttaaaatttggtcGGCAATTTCAAAACTTCGTGGCCTCgatatcttaattatttaatatagaggTATCTAccttaatatacatttactcaTAATCATGGCTTAAACATACTCATGCTCATAATAAAGTTatgatgtaaatataatttgaccTACCAgctaaatttttcaaaaaagagGTCGGCGTTAGCGTGGACTTCGGCGCCACTGTTGGTAGTGCTGAAGCGTTTTGAATTTATGACgtgttacaatatatattgtaaatatgctACTAAATCTAGAaatgatcattataataaaactgtataaaataagtttgtaaattttaaatttagacttGATTAATCGTAATTATGTGTCGTTATGTGATTTAACACTGATTTCACTGAAACCGGTATCGTTTTAAGAACATTCacagatttttatttatcaaaactatTGTATAAAGTATCTATgtgtatttaattgtataactatACTGGTTACTATAtaaaccagaaaaaaataaacaatactattattatttatttattgtaacaaattaatattcggAATCACTCATTATGTGTTTTGGACTCACTCGCCACGGTCGTACCTaatattcgtaaaaaaaaatgtctgttgTTTCTGTACATTTctcatagtaaaataatattatcgatatattaatattatacgcacttaGATTTTTGATTTACAATGGCCAGCAATAGTCGTTTAACACGCCGCTCAAACACGTCGAATACTTCTGATATAGGACATTATGTGTGCTGAGATGAATACCCATGTGGAAACCGAAAAATTTCTGCTGTCTTACAGCGTTACAAATGACGGTTGCTCGGTGATAAACACGCTTGATTTGCCAGTGCAGACCATCTAGTCAATTGACCGTAAACTCGAGGACGCAGAAACTTTCAGGCTCAAGcccgaacataatattatctctaCAGTTAATGCCATCTGAGAAGACCGTCTGCACCCACTACAAAACTGAGTCCGTTACTATCGACGCAGAAGCTTCTCTGGTGCAGATGACTACGATTCAAGGTGTAGAGAACGATTTAGGGTCGAGTGGACTGAGACGACTGAGATGGTCACACACGCAAAGACCACCGAAATGCATGTAGCAGTTTTATGGTGAAAATATGGTGGTCGATTACTGGTGGATAGACATACACGATTTGGCAGTCGATCGTGGCGTCGTTTGGGTTACCGTTCGAATAAAAACGCAGATATGAAGTGCCCAAGTGGGTTTCCGGTCGATGCCCGAGCCGAGGATTTACTCACCTGTGTACACAATAAGGACTGTTCCGCCGATGCCACAGCTGCGATCCAACAACCACTAAAAAACTTTGATTTTCTAAcaggtaattaattatatgcCACCGTTTTGACACATTGACACCATATAcatcacaattataatatgttaaaggtATTACGGCACAGTATTGGAAAACAGACAGTCTTCTCATATGGCGTTAAGACGTACGTGGGagagagaatattatattatgttcgggCTTGGACCTGAAAGTTTTTGCATCCTTGAATTCACGGTAGATTGGCTGGATGGCCTGAACCGTCAAATCAAGTGTGTTTATCACCGAGAAACCATAATTTATACCGCTGTAAGAAAGCAGAAATTTTTCGGTTTCCAAATGGGCATTCATCTCAGCACACATAAAGTTTTGCCTATATCAGAAGTATTCGACGCATTAAAGCGCGTGTTGAACGACTATCGCAGGCCGctgtaaatcaaaaaatataagagtgtatataatattaatgaagcCAAAAATCTATATAGGTGGTACGCACACAAAGTgtacagaaataatattaatttgttacaataaataaattataataattctttttttctaGTTTATAGTAGccagtttagttattattaaatgtaaacacACACTTTTTTAcagtagttttaataaataaaaaccttcGAATGTTCTTCAAATGATAACGGTTTCAACTcaaaaagaattataatatcacattgtGCACGTAATAAGGGTATCTGATAAACGTTTTCTGATAAGGAGTGGACTCAGTGGTGTGGGGTATGATAAGTGGGAAAAGGTATTGGATTCACCAGAATACCAGATTATCTGGGATGGGGAGAGGGAGTAACAGAACATACAAAAACACACTACTAACATGTTATTTATGTATTGCTTTACTTATGAGTTACTATAAcccataactaaaaataaaatataataatatatattataatattatattcaatatgtcagctactaaaaaaattataatttattagttaataaagtaataaattataataatagtacctactcaaattttgtttttagaatttattataaaggGGGCTGGAAGCGCTCTGTTTCTAAGGAGTCAACGATAGGCAATTAGTTTATCAGTTGAAGTCACGTAGTGCTGTTGTGTGAGTAGTAAATAAACATGTGTGTGAGTGTCCAGAGCGCAACCCCACTAATATCAGCATATTCAACAACGTTGGAATATTCATAACATTTCTGGGACACAACTAGCCACTTTAATCTTTTTTTCTATGCAACTAGCGGTTCGCACGTGCATGTAAAAGTCATTGcatttgatgaaataaaatattttgttccaaCGAGGAACTAATTTTAATCAATGTAGACCTAAAATCCAGACGAAAATACGTCAACTCAAAATTATTGGATTTAAATTCTGTAAAAACATTTGAGTTGATCGACctttttttttaggttattgTGGAAGTCGATTTTAGAATAACTGTTTAACAAGattttaagaacaatttttaaagaaatatcaaaaatcgatttccACAATAACCTATAAAAAAGGTCGATCAACTCAAATCTTTTTACAGAActgaaatttgattattttaagtatGCGTAATCTTGTCAGGCTTTTAGGTCTAAAACGTGAAATAAATACGTTTCTTCCAATCCCCTTAATCTTGTAAATAAACCATGTTGGTCGCGATAGATTTTCGGGGATAAAATCGGGTCACCATCCTAAAAAGTTTGAGAACTACTGCTTTATagtattaaagttataccaagttcgTCGTTTTTAGTTAATTCCACCTATAGTGGATtcatataatcaattaatacaaaatcttaacctaacctaaccgttctaaaatccgatgaataaataaaaactaatttaaccctttttaaataatCTTCTTCCCAAAGGTCTAATCTAcgcacaaacattcatttatatatatatatactagctgatcccgctggcacttcgttgcccgttaaatgtaccaattctatatgattcaaactttgttcaattcgttatttaacattcggtgtatggtgtatggtgttcaaaatttatcttaacttttctgttgcccggaataaaaattctgattcacagcagtatattatcaggtaggcaatctacctgcggtagatcgcggaccccgtgctgtttgtcatttttacttaattccacctacagaggattaatatataatcaattaatacaaaagcctaacacAAGTCCAGAGGTgttcccaatattttttttgagagtATACTAAGACTAGTCGAGGTGAAGATCCATGATTTAGTaataaacatgaatatttaataatatacaaatatttttactgtggtctataattataaaggatgtgttaaaaatatgaaaaaaaaatcaaacttttaaaaaaagcttgaaattacctttataagtcaataaaatatgaaaatatacaaatactaaaaaatttaattaaataaattgttaaaaaataatttctgcaTCTTATTTTCGTCGTCTATTTCTTTTCTTTCTTTACCTCTAGGAGTGGAAACGGCAGAACGGTGATCTCTTaaccaaattttaatataaggtcTAGGATTAAAATCTGCAACTGAAGGGCCATTGATAGAGATGAACATCAAATCTGAcacattttcaatgtttaatctAGTCCTTAAATCAGTTATTGTCAAATTCATATCGGAAAACCCTCGTTCACAATCAGCTGTTGAAGTTGGGAGTATATTTAATGCTTTCATGAAACTAGAAAAAACATTTCTTGAACGGAAGTCAACTACACTTTCAAATTCAGAAAAACCTAATGTCCGTGATACTCTTTTAACTTCATCTTCTCCCTTTGCATCATTAGTTGCTACTTTGAACACTTCAtcaattacctataaaataaaagacgatttattaaaatattcatttattctgtttaaataatcaaaatattgaaataaattatcaaaataatagtttttttctttacctGAATGTCTTCtagcattgttttattttttgagtcaTCAAATAAGCGTTGACGCATTCTGTCTActaaattttgcaaaaattgTAACCTGTTAATCCCTCCTGATTTTGTCATTGTAATATTGACACCTTTGTTAATTCCTTTCTGAATAGCTTCTATAATTTCCTTTTCTTTTTCCCCAGGTTCAGCTTTCAGACTTTCTAAAATTCTAATCGTTCTATTTATCTCCGACTGGGCACGCATTAGAGTTGTTTTTCTGGACTGTAATATACAAGATAACATTGCAAGCTCAGAAAGAACATCGTAAAAAAGTCCAAGTTCCTCCAAAAAAGAAGAggattctaatttttttttttatgccgtTTGATGTCGCATCATGTGTTTTActaacatgtaaatatattccCGGATAATTATTCCATATGGCTTTTATAGATCGAAAACTGCTTGCAGACCAGCGTACATTCAAAACACGacctatttttttcatttcaatgcCTACTTCAACACAAGATTTATCTAAACCCATTGAATTTTTAGGACTTTGATGATAGTAAGCGTAGAGTTTGTCCATTAGACTTTGGAAACGAGAGACTCCAGTACAATCTTTTATTACGTCATGTACTGAGAGTTCGAGGCGATGACATAAACAATGCCAGGTAAATAGATTCGGAATTTTTTCGCGTAGTTTAGTAGCAACTCCAGCTTTCTTACCCGTCATTACACTTGCTCCGTCACTGGCAAAAGCAATCCAGTTGTCTAGCATTTTCTGAGTAAccaaaaccagtttttttttttacttttgtatataatttgagAGTATACGCAGTATACCCATAGTTTTCACAAAATATCTTGAGAGTATACGGCGTATATGTAGTATACCCTATGGGAACACCTCTGAACACAAccatactaaaatccgatgaataaaaaaaaacaaatttaacactttttaaattagcctatcttcttcccagaggtctaatctacacacaaacattcatttttatctatactaatatataaaatcatagcgtttgtttgtatgttcgggataagctccgaaactactgaaccgattccgaaaattctttcaccaatacaaagccacatccTTTGTGATCACaatcaaaatttttgttttttaatggttgctgtgggttatatatatatagataaaaataattgtttagacgttgttattgtttttggccatgtcaccaggtgtgcacttaagaggccataattccagaaccacttatcccacagcgtaaaaacttcacagaaaccatgtacatatcaatcttaatatgtcctgaaatttttatcgaaattggTTTGGTgcatcttgagttataaaatgtattcataatgtacacttatttttatatatataggtagatattgacaaaaaataataatacaaatcaacaaacatgcccgattaaccaatagcaaccaatataatattataatacactattattattttaattgcaacaataaacaaattttttgattatttagttttttttttctgggtaGTGGcgcactgttgtatttttgacatccataTTTCTTACTTTcctggtggattttcctaaaattttctttcataagaac encodes:
- the LOC132945180 gene encoding E3 SUMO-protein ligase KIAA1586-like gives rise to the protein MLSCILQSRKTTLMRAQSEINRTIRILESLKAEPGEKEKEIIEAIQKGINKGVNITMTKSGGINRLQFLQNLVDRMRQRLFDDSKNKTMLEDIQVIDEVFKVATNDAKGEDEVKRVSRTLGFSEFESVVDFRSRNVFSSFMKALNILPTSTADCERGFSDMNLTITDLRTRLNIENVSDLMFISINGPSVADFNPRPYIKIWLRDHRSAVSTPRGKERKEIDDENKMQKLFFNNLFN